The proteins below are encoded in one region of Bacteroidales bacterium:
- a CDS encoding carboxymuconolactone decarboxylase family protein, with translation MNKIEEFRTFRKRMNERILAADNKVIKRIYSIDTLTYEDGALNKKTKEMLGLVSSLVLRCDDCVKYHLERCFELGVSDDELFEVFAVGNVVGGTIVIPHMRRAVEYWDELKNNQK, from the coding sequence ATGAACAAAATAGAAGAATTTAGAACCTTTAGAAAACGTATGAATGAGCGGATATTGGCTGCTGATAATAAAGTTATAAAAAGAATTTACAGTATAGATACACTTACATACGAAGATGGAGCATTGAACAAAAAAACAAAAGAAATGCTTGGATTGGTTAGTTCTTTAGTTTTACGTTGCGATGATTGCGTAAAGTATCATTTAGAGCGTTGTTTCGAGCTTGGAGTTAGCGATGATGAGCTTTTTGAAGTTTTTGCTGTAGGAAATGTAGTAGGCGGTACCATTGTAATTCCTCATATGCGTAGAGCAGTCGAGTATTGGGATGAACTTAAAAATAATCAAAAATAA